Proteins encoded by one window of Channa argus isolate prfri chromosome 1, Channa argus male v1.0, whole genome shotgun sequence:
- the gon4la gene encoding GON-4-like protein isoform X6 encodes MCLSEDSQEVKAARRRVMRKRKRKPTEEEEEEDEEVEVEIDKQLDQSLESKSKQHNLTSVNVRNIIHEVITNEHVVAMMKAAINETEAVPPFEPKMTRSKFKEVVEKGVVIPAWNISPIKKACDLNKPPQFVDIPLAEEDSSDEEYCPDEEEDDETAEDTFQESDMESTASSPRGSRLNRVEDDSCSLWKISRSRSRRLRAGSGSMGPPPPPKALPPKAVTDSTFLEKLHAVEEELAVCMEPYQPLSESEDEVSLMAYRTRSKRPLRDVPLGRLEAELRAPDITPDMYDSSSAPEDREWTDWLRGLMSSDMDNEDECDDEDDPEYNFLADIDEPDLEDYRDDKAVRITKKEVNELMEELFETLKEDLAGQEVEDEGHEEEEEPQTIQTHTPEEQHNTGPSGDMAEDGPITQLRTVKQQLALIRRRQQTQAPCYTHIVCAEPYTLRLDLQQKARLQQHLQQHIQLLTQVHLLASPVAKLCSEAETTRQFLFELDVLAQRSELLMCPVRPGFCSIFRASNLQGALQLLEELRQTPISYQPQHHLPDARGHMRCYPIMPADLAWLFATRPVFLYPELLPCASLDPALYCPRRTSAFTAAEDCLLVLGLRNMEGSCDPTKLVSQFLLRKTLVQVRRRILQCCRPGFPDNIVKAYRYQRVLWPMPVACSPVDAGELRPPVEREERVMPLWLVRSLPIIYLTIKHSNGSSVSAPEALPPCRGNRPRQSHLTFLRSASNTYSFPPGTRYPPLIPKYLDFRRIGFVLLQQPLPPPPTDPSPLPEDRIQPCSQSPPSTPPSTCSLRAPSPPQVFLRRLLLTRPDPHTFDIACKVSMATREKIFRHYQTLAGLRRGREDEDPSQVIVTDDIIRINDMEGEGKERKEESEEEEEESEVFLALSESSSSATGSIVHEDNLADCEEGDSEREVEVNLMPSRENEDDDDDDDDGRTSSDESRASVLQLQRNATSDGTDDEDEEAEAEDVAFAQDYLLRQVCDTVQVCPGLCEQLLQVLDQFSAAGPLGDPECLYDRLSCMLQPWPQLLRDFAAFLNQQQASRCGLLLEQQLFERSRRLLWRLRRSLGESSSLYQKVVSVLQESPAPPREDMMKISSLLKYHPNLQEEVWGFFQRLHHHLSETSLDTTERDSVYQTVPDRKSRAVGQERNIGKDGENKEQPVCAKNISMTSSGEKVVIWTREADRTILTACQQRGASRKTFRQVSAQLGNKTTQQVSLRFQDLMKLFHSSSQKSTCCSSEGQPISRQEAAPD; translated from the exons atgtgtctgtcaGAGGACAGTCAGGAGGTGAAAGCAGCAAGGAGGAGagtgatgaggaagaggaagagaaaacccacagaggaggaagaggaggaggatgaggaagtaGAGGTGGAGATTGACAAACAGCTGGACCAGTCACTGGAGTCCAAGTCTAAACAACACAATCTGACCTCGGTGAACGTCAGAAACATTATTCAC GAAGTGATCACTAATGAACATGTGGTGGCCATGATGAAAGCTGCCATCAATGAGACTGAGGCTGTCCCTCCTTTT gagcCCAAAATGACTCGGTCCAAGTTCAAAGAGGTGGTGGAAAAAGGAGTG GTAATTCCAGCCTGGAACATTTCTCCCATCAAGAAAGCCTGTGACCTTAATAAG cctCCTCAGTTTGTTGACATTCCTTTGGCTGAGGAAGACTCCTCTGATGAAGAGTATTGTCCtgatgaagaagaggatgatgagACGGCAGAAGAT ACATTCCAGGAGAGCGATATGGAGAGCACAGCTTCGTCTCCAAGAGGAAGTCGACTAAACAGAGTGGAGGATGACAGCTGCAGCCTCTGGAAG ATTTCTCGGAGTCGATCCAGGCGTTTAAGGGCAGGGTCTGGCTCAATGggcccccctcctcctcctaaAGCTCTGCCCCCCAAAGCCGTGACTGACAGCACTTTTCTGGAGAAGCTTCATGCTGTGGAGGAGGAGTTGGCTGTGTGTATGGAGCCTTACCAG CCTCTGTCAGAGTCGGAGGACGAAGTTAGTCTGATGGCGTACCGAACTCGGTCCAAGCGTCCTTTACGTGATGTGCCACTGGGACGACTGGAGGCAGAGCTTCGAGCTCCGGACATCACGCCTGACATGTATGACTCAAGCTCTGCCCCGGAGGACAGGGAGTGGACTGATTGGCTGAGAGGCCTGATGAGCTCAGACATGGACAATGAAG ATGAgtgtgatgatgaagatgatccAGAGTACAACTTCTTGGCTGACATTGATGAACCTGACCTGGAGGATTACCGTGATGACAAGGCTGTCCGCATCACTA AGAAGGAGGTGAATGAACTGATGGAGGAGTTGTTTGAAACG CTGAAAGAAGACCTTGCGGGACAGGAAGTTGAAGATGAAGGTcacgaggaagaggaggagccaCAAACAATTCAGACTCACACACCAGAGGAGCAGCACAATAC AGGGCCGAGTGGTGACATGGCAGAGGATGGACCAATTACACAGCTGCGTACGGTGAAGCAGCAGCTGGCTCTGATCAGGAGGAGACAACAGACACAGGCACCGTGTTACACACACATAGTGTGTGCTGAGCCGTACACACTAAGACTAGACCTGCAGCAGAAGGCTCGGTTGCAGCAGCACCTAcagcag caCATCCAGCTGCTGACTCAGGTTCACCTGTTGGCCTCACCTGTTGCCAAACTCTGTAGTGAGGCTGAGACCACCAGACAGTTCCTG TTTGAGTTGGATGTCTTGGCTCAGAGATCTGAGCTGCTCATGTGTCCAGTTCGTCCCGGTTTCTGCAGCATCTTCAGAGCCTCCAACCTGCAGGGGGcactgcagctgctggaggagCTAAGACAGACCCCCATCAGCTACCAGCCCCAGCACCATTTACCTGACGCCAGAGGACACA TGCGGTGTTACCCCATTATGCCGGCTGACCTGGCCTGGCTGTTTGCCACTCGTCCAGTTTTCCTCTACCCAGAGCTCCTGCCCTGTGCTAGCCTGGACCCAGCTCTGTACTGCCCCCGCAGGACATCTGCCTTCACTGCAGCTGAAGATTG cCTATTAGTGCTCGGCCTCAGGAACATGGAGGGATCATGTGACCCAACTAAGTTGGTGTCTCAGTTTCTGCTAAGGAAAACTCTGGTCCAGGTCCGAAGAAGGATCCTGCAGTGCTGTAGACCTGGTTTCCCTGACAACATTGTAAAG GCCTACAGGTATCAGCGCGTCCTGTGGCCAATGCCTGTGGCCTGTAGCCCCGTTGATGCAGGAGAACTACGCCCCCCTGTGGAGAGAGAGGAGCGCGTCATGCCTCTGTGGCTGGTG AGGAGTCTTCCCATCATCTATCTGACCATCAAACACAGTAACGGCTCATCTGTCTCTGCCCCTGAGGCACTGCCCCCCTGCAGGGGGAATCGCCCACGTCAGAGTCACCTGACATTTCTACGCTCTGCCTCAAACACCTACAGTTTTCCCCCCGGGACCAGATACCCCCCTTTAATCCCCAAATATCTTGACTTCAGACGCATTGGCTTCGTCCTGCTACAGCAGCCCCTACCCCCTCCTCCCACAGATCCTTCCCCCCTACCTGAGGATCGGATACAACCCTGTTCCCAATCACCACCTTCTACTCCTCCCTCCACCTGTTCTCTTCGAGCTCCAAGCCCCCCTCAAGTTTTCCTCCGCCGTCTCCTCCTCACTAGGCCGGACCCCCACACTTTTGACATCGCCTGCAAAGTCTCTATGGCAACCAGAGAGAAAATCTTCCGCCACTATCAGACCCTCGCTGGCCTGAGGAGGGGAAGGGAAGATGAAGACCCTTCCCAGGTGATAGTGACTGATGATATCATCAGAATTAATGACATGGAGGGAGAGGggaaggagagaaaggaggaaagtgaagaggaggaggaagagagcgAGGTCTTCCTGGCCCTGTCTGAATCATCATCCAGTGCCACAGGAAGTATCGTCCATGAAGACAACCTGGCTGACTGCGAGGAGGGGGATTCAGAGAGAGAAGTGGAAGTTAACCTGATGCCTTCCagagaaaatgaagatgatgatgacgatgatgatgatggaaggACATCCTCAGATGAATCCAGGGCCTCTGTCCTGCAGCTGCAG AGGAATGCGACTTCCGATGGAAcggatgatgaagatgaggaggcGGAGGCGGAGGATGTGGCGTTTGCTCAGGATTATCTCCTCAGG CAGGTGTGTGACACAGTGCAGGTTTGTCCAGGCCTCTgtgagcagctgctgcaggtgtTGGATCAGTTTTCGGCCGCAGGACCCCTGGGGGACCCTGAGTGTCTCTATGACAGACTGAGCTGCATGCTGCAACCCTGGCCTCAGCTGCTCCGTGACTTTGCTGCCTTCCTGAACCAACAACAGGCCAGCCGTTGTGGACTG CTGTtggagcagcagctgtttgaaCGCAGCCGTCGGCTTCTATGGCGACTTCGACGGAGCCTAGGGGAAAGCTCCTCCCTCTACCAAAAAGTGGTTTCAGTGCTACAGGAAAGCCCCGCACCTCCACGTGAGGACATGATGAAG ATCTCCAGTCTCCTCAAGTACCACCCAAACCTGCAGGAAGAAGTCTGGGGTTTTTTCCAGCGACTTCACCACCACTTGTCAGAAACTAGCTTGGACACCACAGAGAGGGACTCAGTTTACCAGACTGTTCCTGACAGAAAGAGTAGGGCAGTCGGTCAAGAACGTAACATAGGAAAAGATGGTGAAAATAAGGAACAACCAGTTTGTGCCAAAAACATCTCGATGACTTCGAGTGGAGAAAAAGTCGTCATCTGGACCCG GGAGGCGGACCGCACTATCCTGACAGCTTGTCAGCAGAGAGGAGCCAGTCGGAAAACGTTCAGACAGGTGTCTGCCCAGCTAGGAAACAAGACTACCCAACAG gTGAGCCTTCGTTTCCAAGACCTGATGAAACTTTTCCACTCTTCCTCCCAAAAGTCCACTTGCTGTTCCTCAGAGGGCCAGCCAATCAGCAGACAGGAAGCAGCCCCTGACTGA
- the gon4la gene encoding GON-4-like protein isoform X2, whose protein sequence is MKAAVSDCFTVTVPHSYQIHCHCCRGQRSCFFNMNPVQKRQKWVPSKPRSAVSSHEALQAPTASAGGGAEHQEEEEGGYLLVEEDTTDSSLIITMEDSQEVKAARRRVMRKRKRKPTEEEEEEDEEVEVEIDKQLDQSLESKSKQHNLTSVNVRNIIHEVITNEHVVAMMKAAINETEAVPPFEPKMTRSKFKEVVEKGVVIPAWNISPIKKACDLNKPPQFVDIPLAEEDSSDEEYCPDEEEDDETAEDTFQESDMESTASSPRGSRLNRVEDDSCSLWKISRSRSRRLRAGSGSMGPPPPPKALPPKAVTDSTFLEKLHAVEEELAVCMEPYQPLSESEDEVSLMAYRTRSKRPLRDVPLGRLEAELRAPDITPDMYDSSSAPEDREWTDWLRGLMSSDMDNEDECDDEDDPEYNFLADIDEPDLEDYRDDKAVRITKKEVNELMEELFETLKEDLAGQEVEDEGHEEEEEPQTIQTHTPEEQHNTGPSGDMAEDGPITQLRTVKQQLALIRRRQQTQAPCYTHIVCAEPYTLRLDLQQKARLQQHLQQHIQLLTQVHLLASPVAKLCSEAETTRQFLFELDVLAQRSELLMCPVRPGFCSIFRASNLQGALQLLEELRQTPISYQPQHHLPDARGHMRCYPIMPADLAWLFATRPVFLYPELLPCASLDPALYCPRRTSAFTAAEDCLLVLGLRNMEGSCDPTKLVSQFLLRKTLVQVRRRILQCCRPGFPDNIVKAYRYQRVLWPMPVACSPVDAGELRPPVEREERVMPLWLVRSLPIIYLTIKHSNGSSVSAPEALPPCRGNRPRQSHLTFLRSASNTYSFPPGTRYPPLIPKYLDFRRIGFVLLQQPLPPPPTDPSPLPEDRIQPCSQSPPSTPPSTCSLRAPSPPQVFLRRLLLTRPDPHTFDIACKVSMATREKIFRHYQTLAGLRRGREDEDPSQVIVTDDIIRINDMEGEGKERKEESEEEEEESEVFLALSESSSSATGSIVHEDNLADCEEGDSEREVEVNLMPSRENEDDDDDDDDGRTSSDESRASVLQLQRNATSDGTDDEDEEAEAEDVAFAQDYLLRVCDTVQVCPGLCEQLLQVLDQFSAAGPLGDPECLYDRLSCMLQPWPQLLRDFAAFLNQQQASRCGLLLEQQLFERSRRLLWRLRRSLGESSSLYQKVVSVLQESPAPPREDMMKISSLLKYHPNLQEEVWGFFQRLHHHLSETSLDTTERDSVYQTVPDRKSRAVGQERNIGKDGENKEQPVCAKNISMTSSGEKVVIWTREADRTILTACQQRGASRKTFRQVSAQLGNKTTQQVSLRFQDLMKLFHSSSQKSTCCSSEGQPISRQEAAPD, encoded by the exons ATGAAAGCAGCAGTTTCAGATTGTTTTACAGTAACAGTCCCACACAGTTACCAGATACACTGTCACTGTTGCAGAGGACAGAGATCATGTTTCTTCAACATGAATCCAGTCCAAAAACGTCAGAAATGGGTTCCATCCAAACCACGATCTGCTGTCTCCTCCCATGAAGCTTTGCAGGCACCTACAGCTTCTGCAGGGGGAGGAGCTGAAcatcaggaggaggaggagggtggttACCTACTGGTGGAGGAGGATACCACTGACTCCAGCCTCATCATAACCATGG AGGACAGTCAGGAGGTGAAAGCAGCAAGGAGGAGagtgatgaggaagaggaagagaaaacccacagaggaggaagaggaggaggatgaggaagtaGAGGTGGAGATTGACAAACAGCTGGACCAGTCACTGGAGTCCAAGTCTAAACAACACAATCTGACCTCGGTGAACGTCAGAAACATTATTCAC GAAGTGATCACTAATGAACATGTGGTGGCCATGATGAAAGCTGCCATCAATGAGACTGAGGCTGTCCCTCCTTTT gagcCCAAAATGACTCGGTCCAAGTTCAAAGAGGTGGTGGAAAAAGGAGTG GTAATTCCAGCCTGGAACATTTCTCCCATCAAGAAAGCCTGTGACCTTAATAAG cctCCTCAGTTTGTTGACATTCCTTTGGCTGAGGAAGACTCCTCTGATGAAGAGTATTGTCCtgatgaagaagaggatgatgagACGGCAGAAGAT ACATTCCAGGAGAGCGATATGGAGAGCACAGCTTCGTCTCCAAGAGGAAGTCGACTAAACAGAGTGGAGGATGACAGCTGCAGCCTCTGGAAG ATTTCTCGGAGTCGATCCAGGCGTTTAAGGGCAGGGTCTGGCTCAATGggcccccctcctcctcctaaAGCTCTGCCCCCCAAAGCCGTGACTGACAGCACTTTTCTGGAGAAGCTTCATGCTGTGGAGGAGGAGTTGGCTGTGTGTATGGAGCCTTACCAG CCTCTGTCAGAGTCGGAGGACGAAGTTAGTCTGATGGCGTACCGAACTCGGTCCAAGCGTCCTTTACGTGATGTGCCACTGGGACGACTGGAGGCAGAGCTTCGAGCTCCGGACATCACGCCTGACATGTATGACTCAAGCTCTGCCCCGGAGGACAGGGAGTGGACTGATTGGCTGAGAGGCCTGATGAGCTCAGACATGGACAATGAAG ATGAgtgtgatgatgaagatgatccAGAGTACAACTTCTTGGCTGACATTGATGAACCTGACCTGGAGGATTACCGTGATGACAAGGCTGTCCGCATCACTA AGAAGGAGGTGAATGAACTGATGGAGGAGTTGTTTGAAACG CTGAAAGAAGACCTTGCGGGACAGGAAGTTGAAGATGAAGGTcacgaggaagaggaggagccaCAAACAATTCAGACTCACACACCAGAGGAGCAGCACAATAC AGGGCCGAGTGGTGACATGGCAGAGGATGGACCAATTACACAGCTGCGTACGGTGAAGCAGCAGCTGGCTCTGATCAGGAGGAGACAACAGACACAGGCACCGTGTTACACACACATAGTGTGTGCTGAGCCGTACACACTAAGACTAGACCTGCAGCAGAAGGCTCGGTTGCAGCAGCACCTAcagcag caCATCCAGCTGCTGACTCAGGTTCACCTGTTGGCCTCACCTGTTGCCAAACTCTGTAGTGAGGCTGAGACCACCAGACAGTTCCTG TTTGAGTTGGATGTCTTGGCTCAGAGATCTGAGCTGCTCATGTGTCCAGTTCGTCCCGGTTTCTGCAGCATCTTCAGAGCCTCCAACCTGCAGGGGGcactgcagctgctggaggagCTAAGACAGACCCCCATCAGCTACCAGCCCCAGCACCATTTACCTGACGCCAGAGGACACA TGCGGTGTTACCCCATTATGCCGGCTGACCTGGCCTGGCTGTTTGCCACTCGTCCAGTTTTCCTCTACCCAGAGCTCCTGCCCTGTGCTAGCCTGGACCCAGCTCTGTACTGCCCCCGCAGGACATCTGCCTTCACTGCAGCTGAAGATTG cCTATTAGTGCTCGGCCTCAGGAACATGGAGGGATCATGTGACCCAACTAAGTTGGTGTCTCAGTTTCTGCTAAGGAAAACTCTGGTCCAGGTCCGAAGAAGGATCCTGCAGTGCTGTAGACCTGGTTTCCCTGACAACATTGTAAAG GCCTACAGGTATCAGCGCGTCCTGTGGCCAATGCCTGTGGCCTGTAGCCCCGTTGATGCAGGAGAACTACGCCCCCCTGTGGAGAGAGAGGAGCGCGTCATGCCTCTGTGGCTGGTG AGGAGTCTTCCCATCATCTATCTGACCATCAAACACAGTAACGGCTCATCTGTCTCTGCCCCTGAGGCACTGCCCCCCTGCAGGGGGAATCGCCCACGTCAGAGTCACCTGACATTTCTACGCTCTGCCTCAAACACCTACAGTTTTCCCCCCGGGACCAGATACCCCCCTTTAATCCCCAAATATCTTGACTTCAGACGCATTGGCTTCGTCCTGCTACAGCAGCCCCTACCCCCTCCTCCCACAGATCCTTCCCCCCTACCTGAGGATCGGATACAACCCTGTTCCCAATCACCACCTTCTACTCCTCCCTCCACCTGTTCTCTTCGAGCTCCAAGCCCCCCTCAAGTTTTCCTCCGCCGTCTCCTCCTCACTAGGCCGGACCCCCACACTTTTGACATCGCCTGCAAAGTCTCTATGGCAACCAGAGAGAAAATCTTCCGCCACTATCAGACCCTCGCTGGCCTGAGGAGGGGAAGGGAAGATGAAGACCCTTCCCAGGTGATAGTGACTGATGATATCATCAGAATTAATGACATGGAGGGAGAGGggaaggagagaaaggaggaaagtgaagaggaggaggaagagagcgAGGTCTTCCTGGCCCTGTCTGAATCATCATCCAGTGCCACAGGAAGTATCGTCCATGAAGACAACCTGGCTGACTGCGAGGAGGGGGATTCAGAGAGAGAAGTGGAAGTTAACCTGATGCCTTCCagagaaaatgaagatgatgatgacgatgatgatgatggaaggACATCCTCAGATGAATCCAGGGCCTCTGTCCTGCAGCTGCAG AGGAATGCGACTTCCGATGGAAcggatgatgaagatgaggaggcGGAGGCGGAGGATGTGGCGTTTGCTCAGGATTATCTCCTCAGG GTGTGTGACACAGTGCAGGTTTGTCCAGGCCTCTgtgagcagctgctgcaggtgtTGGATCAGTTTTCGGCCGCAGGACCCCTGGGGGACCCTGAGTGTCTCTATGACAGACTGAGCTGCATGCTGCAACCCTGGCCTCAGCTGCTCCGTGACTTTGCTGCCTTCCTGAACCAACAACAGGCCAGCCGTTGTGGACTG CTGTtggagcagcagctgtttgaaCGCAGCCGTCGGCTTCTATGGCGACTTCGACGGAGCCTAGGGGAAAGCTCCTCCCTCTACCAAAAAGTGGTTTCAGTGCTACAGGAAAGCCCCGCACCTCCACGTGAGGACATGATGAAG ATCTCCAGTCTCCTCAAGTACCACCCAAACCTGCAGGAAGAAGTCTGGGGTTTTTTCCAGCGACTTCACCACCACTTGTCAGAAACTAGCTTGGACACCACAGAGAGGGACTCAGTTTACCAGACTGTTCCTGACAGAAAGAGTAGGGCAGTCGGTCAAGAACGTAACATAGGAAAAGATGGTGAAAATAAGGAACAACCAGTTTGTGCCAAAAACATCTCGATGACTTCGAGTGGAGAAAAAGTCGTCATCTGGACCCG GGAGGCGGACCGCACTATCCTGACAGCTTGTCAGCAGAGAGGAGCCAGTCGGAAAACGTTCAGACAGGTGTCTGCCCAGCTAGGAAACAAGACTACCCAACAG gTGAGCCTTCGTTTCCAAGACCTGATGAAACTTTTCCACTCTTCCTCCCAAAAGTCCACTTGCTGTTCCTCAGAGGGCCAGCCAATCAGCAGACAGGAAGCAGCCCCTGACTGA